The genomic region ACGTCGCCCGACGACATCAGCCCGTCGATGATCTGCTTGCCCCCGCCGCCGGTGTAGCCCTCGAACGGGAAGAAGTTGCCGACGAAGATGCGGCCCACCTGGCCCGTCGGCACCTCGTTGCCGTTGTCGTCGAAGATCTTGACCCTCACACCCTTGACGACGGGCCCCACGGTGGCCGGGTTCTTCTTCAGATCCTCGGGCCGCGCGATGGTGGCGAACGCGATCTCGGTGGAGCCGTACAGGTTGTAGACCACCGGCCCCAGCGTGTCGAGCGCCCGGGTCGCCAGCTCGGCGCCGAGCTGGGAACCGGACACGAACACGATCCGCAGCGACGACAGGTCCGGTTTGGCCTCCAGCCCGTCGTAGTAGTCCAGCATGCGCGACAGCATCACCGGCACCACCACGATGCCGGTCACCCGGTGCTGCTCGATGTCGGCAAGTACGGTGGCGGGCTTGAACTTTCGCCGCAGCACCAGGGTGTTGCCGAGCATCATCGCGATGGTGGCGTGCAGGAAGCCCAGCGCGTGGAACATCGGCGCGGGCAGGCTCGTGACCTCCCCGCCCTTGAACGGTACGTGCGACAGCACCCCGCCGATCGGCGCCAGCGTCGGCGGTGTGCTCCTGTTGGCGCCCTTGGGGGTTCCGGTGGTGCCGCTGGTCAGGATGATCACCGACGAGTGCCTGCCTGCCTTCGGCGCGCTCTTGCCGGAGTGCCGCTTGACGAAGTCCTCCAGCGTCTCGTCGGTGCTGCCCGACGGGCCGTCCTTCTCCGGGGTGACGCCCAGCGCGCGCAGCTTGCCCAGCGGCGGCTCGGCCTTGCTGACCGCCTCGTAGTACTCGTCGTCGTAGATGATCAGCTGGGCGCCCTCGCGTTCGGACACCTCTTTGATCTGCGGTCCGGAGAACTCGCTGTTGAGCAGGATGATCCGGGCCCCGACCCGGGCGGCGCCGTAGAACGCGACCAGGAACCAGCGGTGGTTGCGGGCCAGCAGCGCGACCCCGTCACCGCCCTTGACGCCCTTCTCGATCAGCCCGTTGGCCACCGAGTGCGCGGCGTCGTTGAGTTCGCCGAACGTCATCTCGCCGAAGTCGTCGATGACCGCGGTGCGGTTCGGGTGGCGGCGCGCGTTGAGCGCCGGGATCATGCCGAACTCGCCCCACTTCACGATGTCGGCCACCATCGCGGCAATGTGCTGCGGGGGCTCGAGCCGGAACGCGCCGGCACCGAACATCTTCTGGGCGTAGTGCAGCTCGGCCGAGCCGCGCTCGACGAGCTGTTGTGCCTTGGCGATCGCCTGCCACGGCAGTTCGGTGAGCTTGACCATGTCACCACCCTATGTGACGCAGGTCGCACTCCGGCCGGGAAACTAGCATGACGATATGGCCGCACCCCAGTTCCTGGAGGTCGACGGTCAGCGGGTGCCCATCACCCACCCCGATAAGGTCGTGTTCCCTGCTCTCGGGGTCACCAAGGGCGATCTGATGCGGTACTACCTGGCGGTCGCCGACGGTGCGCTGCGCGGGGTGCGCGACCGCCCGATGATCCTCAAACGGTTCGTCAAGGGCATCACCGAGGAGGCGGTGTTCCAGAAGCGGGCGCCCAAGAAGCGCCCCGATTTCGTCGACGTCGCCGAGCTGAAGTACGCGTCGGGCACCTCCGCCGAGGAGGCGGTCATCCACGACGCCGCCGGCCTGGTCTGGGCGGTCAACACCGGCTGCGTCGACCTCAACCCCCACCCGGTGCGCGCCGACGACCTGGCCCACCCCGACGAGCTGCGCGTCGACCTGGACCCGATGCCCGGGGTGAGCTGGCCGCAGATCCTCGACGTGGCGATGGTCGCCAAGGAGGTGCTCGAGGACCACGGCCTGACCGCGTGGCCCAAGACCTCCGGCTCGCGCGGCTTCCACATCTACGCCCGCATCGAGCGGCGCTGGCCGTTCAAGCAGGTCCGGCTGGCCGCCCAGGCGGTGGCCCGCGAGGTGGAGCGCCGCGCCCCCGATATCGCCACCGCGCGCTGGTGGAAGGAGGAACGCCAGGGGGTGTTCGTCGACTTCAACCAGAACGCGTTCGACCGCACGGTGGCGTCGGCGTACTCGGTGCGCGCGACGCCGGACGCCCGGGTGTCCACCCCGCTGCACTGGGGCGAGGTGCCGGGCTGCCGGCCCGAGGAGTTCACCATCGCCACCGTGCCCGCCCGATTCGCCGAACAGGGCGACCCGTGGGAGGGGATCGACGACGCGGCGGGTTCGCTGCAGCCGCTGCTGGAGTTGGCCGAGCGGCTCGGCCCGGCGGAGAGGGCGCCGCGCGGCGCCAAGCGCGGGGACGGCAGGCGGGCGTCGTCGAAGCCGCTGATCGAGATCGCCCGCACGAAGACCAGGGACGAGGCGTTGGCGGCGCTCGACGAGTGGCGCCGACGTTACCCGTCGGTAGCCGAAAAGCTGGAACCCGCAGACATTCTCGTCGACGGGATGCGCGGGCCCAGCTCGATCTGGTACCGCATCCGGATCAACCTGCAGCACGTGCCCGAAGACGAGCGCCCGCCGCAGCAGGAGTTGCTCGCCGACTACAGCCCGTGGACCAACTACTCCGGGCCACAATGGATGCGCCGTGGCTGACGGGTTTGCTGACCACCCCGTCCGAGGCTTCTTACCAAAGTATTAGCGACTGCTCCCGGTTGCCTTAGATTGGCGCCCTAACTTGGGTTTCACGTTGAGGTGCTTCGAGGGGAGGCAGTGATGTACGGGAATCCGTCATTTGACTGCGCAGGCGCCCAGATTCATGCGGTGTGTCGTCAGCTCGCGACGGTGGTCACCGTCGACGGGGTCATCGACGACACCAACATTGATCGGGTCACTGCGCTGGCACGTCGTTTCGTGTTGGCCGAGAAGCCGTTCATCCTCGATCTCAGTGGCGTGACTTCGGCTGCGGCACAGGTGATCTCCCTGTGCTACGACATCGACGAGAGCTGCTACCACGCGGACGTGTCGTGGGCGGTGATCGGCAGCGACGCCGTCAGGCGCGTGCTGAACACCTCCGGTGCGTCGTTCCCGCTCGCCGAGTCGGTACCCGACGCCATGCATCAGTTCCATGAGTCTCTGGACCAGCGTCGCCGGTTGCTGCCGCTGTTGACCAAGAAGACCGCGTAGCGGAAGGCGAAAACGTGTTACTTGATATTCGTTGGCTCGGATACCTGCTGGGCCGTCGGCATCCGGCCAAGCGCCCGGCCGCGGCGCTCTGACGCGCGGCCGCACCGCCGGCTGATCCGTGACCCACTGGATCGTCGACGGCATGAACGTGATCGGTTCCCGCCCCGATGGCTGGTGGCGGGACCGGCACCGGGC from Mycolicibacterium phlei harbors:
- the fadD2 gene encoding long-chain-fatty-acid--CoA ligase FadD2, whose product is MVKLTELPWQAIAKAQQLVERGSAELHYAQKMFGAGAFRLEPPQHIAAMVADIVKWGEFGMIPALNARRHPNRTAVIDDFGEMTFGELNDAAHSVANGLIEKGVKGGDGVALLARNHRWFLVAFYGAARVGARIILLNSEFSGPQIKEVSEREGAQLIIYDDEYYEAVSKAEPPLGKLRALGVTPEKDGPSGSTDETLEDFVKRHSGKSAPKAGRHSSVIILTSGTTGTPKGANRSTPPTLAPIGGVLSHVPFKGGEVTSLPAPMFHALGFLHATIAMMLGNTLVLRRKFKPATVLADIEQHRVTGIVVVPVMLSRMLDYYDGLEAKPDLSSLRIVFVSGSQLGAELATRALDTLGPVVYNLYGSTEIAFATIARPEDLKKNPATVGPVVKGVRVKIFDDNGNEVPTGQVGRIFVGNFFPFEGYTGGGGKQIIDGLMSSGDVGYFDENGLLYVSGRDDEMIVSGGENVFPAEVEDLISGHPEVIEATAIGVDDKEWGQRLRAFVVKAEGSDLTEDDIKKYVRDHLARYKVPREVIFVDELPRNPTGKILKRELREMVVDENAEKK
- a CDS encoding DNA polymerase domain-containing protein, with the translated sequence MAAPQFLEVDGQRVPITHPDKVVFPALGVTKGDLMRYYLAVADGALRGVRDRPMILKRFVKGITEEAVFQKRAPKKRPDFVDVAELKYASGTSAEEAVIHDAAGLVWAVNTGCVDLNPHPVRADDLAHPDELRVDLDPMPGVSWPQILDVAMVAKEVLEDHGLTAWPKTSGSRGFHIYARIERRWPFKQVRLAAQAVAREVERRAPDIATARWWKEERQGVFVDFNQNAFDRTVASAYSVRATPDARVSTPLHWGEVPGCRPEEFTIATVPARFAEQGDPWEGIDDAAGSLQPLLELAERLGPAERAPRGAKRGDGRRASSKPLIEIARTKTRDEALAALDEWRRRYPSVAEKLEPADILVDGMRGPSSIWYRIRINLQHVPEDERPPQQELLADYSPWTNYSGPQWMRRG
- a CDS encoding STAS domain-containing protein, whose protein sequence is MYGNPSFDCAGAQIHAVCRQLATVVTVDGVIDDTNIDRVTALARRFVLAEKPFILDLSGVTSAAAQVISLCYDIDESCYHADVSWAVIGSDAVRRVLNTSGASFPLAESVPDAMHQFHESLDQRRRLLPLLTKKTA